DNA sequence from the Nesterenkonia lutea genome:
CGCCCGCAGCAGGGTTCGCCCAGCTTCGCGCCCAAGCTGACCCGCGAAGATGCCTTCGTCGATCCCCGCGGACGCGCCGCGGATCTGGTCCGCCGCATTAACGCCACCATCCCCGAGCCTGGAGCCTGGACGCTCAACGCGGACCAGCGGATCAAGCTCGGCGTCGCGCGGCTGCACCGGACTCCGACCGAACCCGCCTCCGCCGAGGCAGCCGCTGCCGCACTGGCCGACGCCACCACCGGCGAGGTGCTGCGGCTTCCCGCAGAACATCCGGGACAGCCGGACGTCGTTGCATTCCGGGCCGGAGACGGCGAAGCCGTGGTGCTCTCCGGGGTGCAGCCTGCCGGCAAGAACATGCTCAGCGCCGCCGACTGGCACCGCGGGCTGCACGGCCCGGTGCGGCTGGGACCGGTTGGACCGGGCGACCCGGAGCAGAGCCAGGACACCTCGGCGCAGAACCCCAGGATCGAATCCTCCACCCCCACGGAAGAGCAGAACGCATGAGCCACAGCGGCCCAGACCACGGCCAGCCCCGCAGTCGGAGGAACGAGAAGGGACGTGAACGCAACCGCGGCGCCCGGACGGACAGGCCGGGCACCTCCCGCGGCTTCAGCGCGTCAGCTCCTGCGCAGCGCAAGCGCCGTGCCGATCCGGCCCGACTCACGGCCTTCACCGTGCTCAGGGCGGTCAGCCGGGACGATGCCTACGCCAACCTGACGCTGCCCGCGGAGATCCGTCGGCAGCGTCTGGACAAGCGCGATGCCGCCTTCGCCACGGAGCTGACCTATGGCACGCTGCGAGGCACCGGCACCTACGACGCGATCCTCAGCGCCTGCGTGGACCGCCCGCTCGCCGAGCTGGACGCCCCCGTGCTCGACGCGCTGCGTCTGGGCGCCCACCAGCTGCTGAACATGCGCGTGGAGACCCATGCGGCAGTGGACGAGACCGTCGCTCTGGTGCGCAGTGAGATCGGCGCAGGCCCCAGCGGGCTGGTCAATGCGGTCCTGCGCAAGGTCAGCGCCAGGCCGCTGGGTGAGTGGACCGAGCGGCTCGCGGAGGAGGGACAGCTCAGCGGCGACGACGCGCTCGCGCTGACCCATGCGCACCCGGCCTGGGTGGTGCGTGCGCTGCGCCAGTCGCTTCGGCTCCACGGCCGCGGCCAGCAGCTGGAAGCCCTGCTGCGTGCAGACAACGCCGCCCCCGAAGTGCACCTGGTGGAGCTGCCGGGGGTGGCCGAGGAGTCAGGTCAGCATCTGGGCAGCGCCGCCGAGGCCGGCGCCACGGTGTCCTCCGCCCTGGAAGGGGCAGCCATCTTCCGCGGCGGGGACATCGCCCGTCTGGCGGGCACCCGGGAGGGCCAGCTCAGGGTCCAGGACATCGGGTCACAATGGGTCACCCGGGCTCTGGCCGGAGCGGAGCTCGCCACAGCAGCCGTCGGGTCCCCTCAGCCGGAGCGCTGGCTGGACCTCTGTGCCGGTCCGGGAGGCAAGGCCGCACTGCTGGCGGCCCTCGCCGCACAGCGCGAGGCGACCGTGCTGGCCAATGAGCCGGCCCCCCACCGGGCCGAACTGGTGACCAGGGCACTGTCCGCGGTCTCGCCCGAGGTCTGGACCGTGCGCACCGGAGACGGACGCACCATCGGCGAGGAGGCTGGTGACCAGGGGTTCCATCGCATTCTGATCGATGCCCCGTGCACCGGTCTCGGCGCGCTGCGCCGGCGACCCGAGGCCCGATGGCGCCGGACCCCCGGGGACCTCTCGGGGCTCACCGCGCTCCAGCAGGAGCTGCTCGACGCCGCCGTCGGAGCGCTGGCTCCGGGAGGCCTGCTGGCCTACGTCACCTGCTCCCCCCATGTCGCCGAGACGGTCATCCAGGTCGAGGACCTGCTTCGACGGCACCCTGAGCTGCAGCTGCTCGACGCCCATGAGCCGATGCGGGCCGCGGCCCTGCCGGCAGGTCGGGAGCTCCTGGCAGGGGGTGATGAGCAGGCGGGCACCGAGACGGCGCGGCGCTGCGTCCAGCTGTGGCCGCACGTGCACGGCACCGACGCGATGTTCTTCGCGCTGCTCCAACGCCCGCTCCAGGCCAGCTGAGGGCTGGTGGGGCTGCAGGGCCGGTAGGATCGACTCGTGAGCCGCCCCTGCATCCACCCCAGCATCCTCAACGCCGACTTCGCCAACCTCCAGCGAGAACTCGGCCGCATCCGCACCGCCGACGCCGTGCATGTCGATGTCATGGACAACCATTTCGTGCCCAACCTGACCATCGGCCTGCCCGTGGTGAAGTCCCTGCGCGCGGCCACCGAGCTCCCCATAGACGTGCACCTGATGATCGAGGATCCGGACGTCTGGGCCCCGCAGTACGCCGAGCTGGGCTGTGAGTCGGTGACCTTCCATGCCGAGGCCGCGCAGGCCCCCATCCGGCTGGCCCGAGAACTTCGCGCCCAGGGCGCGAGGTCGGCCATGGCGCTGAAGCCCGCCACGCCCATCGAGCCCTACCTGGACATGCTCGGAGAGCTCGACATGCTGCTGCTGATGACGGTGGAGCCGGGCTTCGGCGGGCAGAGCTTCCTCGACCTCATCCTGCCGAAGATCCGCCGCGCGCGTGCGGCGGTCGATGATCTGGGCGGAGAGATCGCCCTGCAGGTGGACGGAGGGATCAGCGCGGAGACCATCGCCCGGGCCGCCGAGGCGGGCGCGGACACGTTCGTGGCCGGCTCAGCCGTCTACTCGGCCGCAGATCCGGAAGCGGCCATCGCCGAGCTGCGCGCTCTGGCCGGCTGAACAGCCGGGCCCCACCCAGGGACGAGAAAACCGGCGGTGCTCTCAACCTTCCCCAGAAGAGAGCACCGCCGGTACACCACTGAGTCTAGCGGAATCCGAATCTCGGCTGCACCACGGTTGCACCTGAACTTGAAGGTCCGTGCAGCTCCTCGCGGCGGAGCTCAGATATCGCGTTCTCGAAGTCCTGCAGCGACTCGAAGCCGCGGTACACCGAGGCGAAGCGCATATACGCCACCACGTCGAGTCGCCGCAGCGGGCCGAGGATTGCGAGACCGACGTCGTTGGCGTCCACCTCGGCATTGCCGGCGGCGCGGATGGCCTCCTCCACCTCCTGAGCGAGCACTGCGAGATCGTCATTGGAGACGGGTCGGCCCTGACAGGCCTTGCGCACGCCGTTGATGACCTTGGAGCGGTCGAAGGGCTCGGCGGCGCCGGATCGCTTGATCACGTTGAGACTGGTGGTCTCCATCGTGGTGAAGCGTTTGGAGCACTGCGGACATTGGCGGCGGCGACGAATGCCGGAGCCGTCGTCCAGCATGCGCGAATCGACGACCCGGGATGAGTCATGGCGGCAGTAGGGGCAGTACATGCGGCGAGTCTACTCACTACATATAGTGCACCTCAAATCCTGGACCACAAGATGTTGTGGCTGTGAGGCCCCGGGCGACCAAGCCTCAGGAGCTGTCACGGCTCGAGACATCCCGGACCCAGCAGGACCTTGAGGTCTCCGAACAGCGCGGGTGAGGGACTGACCTGATATTCATGTCCGAGCCGCATGACCTCTATCCGGTCCCCGGAGAGCAGCCGCACGTGGACGTCACTGGTTCCGCGGTGTGCCTTCAACGTCCTGCCCAGCTCGGTGACCAGCCGCTCGGAGGCGCGCTGGGAGGGCACGGACACCACCACGGGACCGGCGGCGCCGTCCTCGTTGATCTCCGGGACGACCACGTCCATGGCCTTGAGCGTCACGCTGCCGTCTTCTCGCCGATCGATCTGTCCCTTCACAGAGACCACGAGGTCCTCAGCAAGGATCATGGAGACCGCCTGGTAGGTCTTGCCGAAGAACATGACCTCGATGGTGCCGGCCATGTCCTCGATCTCGGCCCGCGCATAGGGGTTGCCCGAGGATTTCGCGACACGTCGCTGCAGGGAGGTGATCATCCCGGCGATGGTGATGCCCGCGCCGTCGGCGGGTCCGTCCTCCCCCATCACCGAGGAGATGGACCGGTCGGCGTGGTGCGCCAGGACCCGCTCCAGCCCCTGCAGCGGATGGTCGGAGACATAGAGGCCGAGCATCTCGCGCTCGAAGGAGAGCTTGTCCATCTTCTCCCACTCCGGCAGATCGGGCACGCTGACCGAGAGCGAGTCCCCCAGCTCCATGTCGGCGCTGCCGAAGAGGTCGGTCTCGTAGGCCTGGGAGCCCTTCTTCTCCGAGATCGCCTGATCGATGGCCTGCTCGTGGATGGTCACCAGCGCCCGCCGGGTGTGACCGAGCTCGTCGAATCCCCCGGCCTTGATCAGCGACTCGATGGTGCGCTTATTGCACACCTGCATCGGGACCTTCTTCAGGAAGTCGGCGAAGGTCTCATAGGCGCCCTTCTCCTCACGGGCCGAGACCATGCCGGCCACCACGTTGGAGCCCACATTGCGCACCGCGCCCATGCCGAAGCGGATCGTGTCATCGCCGACCGGGGTGAAGGTCAGCGCGGATTCGTTGATGCTCGGTGAGGTCACCGTGACACCCATGCGTCGACACTCGGAGAGGTAGAGCGCGAGCTTGTCGCGGTTCTCACCCACCGAGGTCAGCAGGGCGGCCAGGTACTCGGCGGGATAGTTGGCCTTGAGATAGGCGGTCCAGTAGGCGATGAGCCCGTAGGCGGCGGTGTGCGCCTTGTTGAAGGCGTAGTCGGAGAAGGGCAGCAGGACATCCCACAGCGCCTTGATCGCCGCAGCCGAGTACCCGTGCTCCTCCATGCCACCAGAGAAGTTCACATACTGCTTGTCCAGCTCGGACTTCTTCTTCTTGCCCATCGCGCGGCGCAGGATGTCGGCCTGGCCCAGGGAATAGCCCGCCACCTTCTGCGCGATGGCCATGACCTGCTCCTGGTACACGATCAGCCCGTGGGTGGTGCCGAGGATCTCGCGCAGCGGCTCCTCCAGCTCCGGATGGATCGGACTGACGTCCTGGTGCCCGTTCTTGCGCAGCGCGTAGTTGGTGTGCGAGTTCGCACCCATCGGGCCTGGTCGGTAGAGCGCCAGAGCCGCAGAGATGTCCTCGAAGTTGTCCGGGCGCATCAGCCGCAGCAGCGAGCGCATGCCGCCGCCGTCGAGCTGGAAGACTCCCAGGGTGTCCCCGCGCGCAAGCAGGTCATAGGCTGCTCGGTCGGTCAGCTCCAGGT
Encoded proteins:
- a CDS encoding RsmB/NOP family class I SAM-dependent RNA methyltransferase — protein: MSHSGPDHGQPRSRRNEKGRERNRGARTDRPGTSRGFSASAPAQRKRRADPARLTAFTVLRAVSRDDAYANLTLPAEIRRQRLDKRDAAFATELTYGTLRGTGTYDAILSACVDRPLAELDAPVLDALRLGAHQLLNMRVETHAAVDETVALVRSEIGAGPSGLVNAVLRKVSARPLGEWTERLAEEGQLSGDDALALTHAHPAWVVRALRQSLRLHGRGQQLEALLRADNAAPEVHLVELPGVAEESGQHLGSAAEAGATVSSALEGAAIFRGGDIARLAGTREGQLRVQDIGSQWVTRALAGAELATAAVGSPQPERWLDLCAGPGGKAALLAALAAQREATVLANEPAPHRAELVTRALSAVSPEVWTVRTGDGRTIGEEAGDQGFHRILIDAPCTGLGALRRRPEARWRRTPGDLSGLTALQQELLDAAVGALAPGGLLAYVTCSPHVAETVIQVEDLLRRHPELQLLDAHEPMRAAALPAGRELLAGGDEQAGTETARRCVQLWPHVHGTDAMFFALLQRPLQAS
- the rpe gene encoding ribulose-phosphate 3-epimerase, with product MSRPCIHPSILNADFANLQRELGRIRTADAVHVDVMDNHFVPNLTIGLPVVKSLRAATELPIDVHLMIEDPDVWAPQYAELGCESVTFHAEAAQAPIRLARELRAQGARSAMALKPATPIEPYLDMLGELDMLLLMTVEPGFGGQSFLDLILPKIRRARAAVDDLGGEIALQVDGGISAETIARAAEAGADTFVAGSAVYSAADPEAAIAELRALAG
- the nrdR gene encoding transcriptional regulator NrdR, giving the protein MYCPYCRHDSSRVVDSRMLDDGSGIRRRRQCPQCSKRFTTMETTSLNVIKRSGAAEPFDRSKVINGVRKACQGRPVSNDDLAVLAQEVEEAIRAAGNAEVDANDVGLAILGPLRRLDVVAYMRFASVYRGFESLQDFENAISELRREELHGPSSSGATVVQPRFGFR